The following nucleotide sequence is from Granulicella aggregans.
GTACTCGTCTGTAATGGAGAGATCGGCAGGCGCGGGCTTCCCGTTTGTGCCAAAGATCAGCTTTTCCGCCGTAAAGGCCGGGTCGGAATAGAGCATGTAGATCTGTTCGCAGTACGCGCGCGTCGCCTTGAACAGGCTCATCCGGTCGGACTTGTGTTTAGGGAAGGTCTGCTCGTGCCGGTAGACGACCTTGTCCGCATAGTCATATAGATGACCGAGCGCAATGAAGCCCCGGCGTTCGCGAGTCTCGTCCGTGTGCGGAACCTTATAAGTCTGGGAGTACCCGTAAATTGCCGGCTCGGACTCTTCCGCCAGGATGTTCTCCTTGCGCCACTCCTTGAGATAACCGGCAGCCCGCGTATAGACATTGTCCTGTTCGTTGTCCTCAGGCTCGTGCTTTCCCAGGATCACGCGGACAAGGTTATAAGGGCTGGCGTCGTAGTAGTGCTGCTGCATCGCCGGAGTGATCTTGTCGTAAGGCTGGGTCACCACGTCTTCCATGTGGACGCGGGAGGGATCGTAGCGAAGTGCGCGGAATTGATAGATACGGGCCATGCGTGGGTCGTTTACTCCGTCAGTAGTTTTCTCGATTGTACGAGCTTTACGTTACAGTTCGCGCATTCAGCCGCTCGCAAAGCACCTTGGTGGCATCCGATTCCCTCCGGGCAACGTAAGCCATAATGAACCCGTCCGATCCGAATATCGCCCGCATTCGGCGGTGGTTCCATCTTCGTGACATCTATGGATGACGAAAAGGTCTAAAGTAGCAGCTACCGGAAACCGTCAAGATCGGCTTCCTAACGTTCGAGGTGGATCCCGGCGAAGAGAATCAGGGAGTGATGTCATGGAATACCTCACCTCAGGCCCCCAGTCACAGCGTGCCGCAGCCTCTCCTGCGGTGCGGCGTTTTCTGTCCGTAATACTTCTCGCAATGCTCGCCACAGGCGTCGCGGCCGCGCAGGAAAATCCTCTCGATTCGCCCAACACGACCATCGGGGCACCACCTAAGCCCGCACCGACGGCGGATTTACCCGCACCAAATCCAGCCGCGCCCGGTTCACCCGCGCGCAGGAACGCCCCTATCCGGGTGGACGCAAATCTTGTCCTCGTTCCCATGACGGTCACCGACCCCATGAACCGTCTCGTCACCGGCCTTGAAAAGGAGAACTTCAACGTCTTCGACAACAATCAGGGACAGGTCATCAAAACCTTCTCCACCGAGGACGCCCCCGTCACCATCGGCATCGTCTTCGACCTCTCCGGAAGCATGACGTCCAAGTTCGCCCGCGCCCGCAAGGCACTCTCCGAGTTCATGCGGACCTGCAATCCGCAGGATGAGTTCTTCGTTGTCGGGTTCAATGATCGCCCTGCCGTCATCGTCGATTACACATCGGATGTTGATGACGTCGAAGCTCGCATGGTGATGTTGAAACCCGAGAACCGGACGGCATTGATTGATGCCGTCTACCTGGGGGTGAGCAAGCTCCGCGACGCCAAGTACGACCGCAAAGCCCTCCTCATCATCTCCGACGGCGGCGACAACCGCAGCCGCTACTCCGAAGGCGAACTGCGCCGCATCGTCCGCGAGTCCGACGTCCAGATCTACTCGATCGGCATCTTCGACATGTACGCTTCCACAGTCGAGGAGCAGAACGGCCCGATTCTGCTGACGGACATCTGCGAGCTGACCGGAGGCCGTCTCTTCCGCATCACAGACATGGGCGAGATGGGGGACATCGCCACCCGCATCAGTGCCGAGCTCCGCAACGAGTACGTCATCGGCTACAAACCTTCCGAGGTGAGGAAGGACGGAAACTGGCGTAAATTGAAGGTGCGTCTGCTGCCGCCGCCGGGACTTCCCATCCTCGACGTGCATTATCGCCAAGGGTACTATGCACCTTCACAGTAAACCGATAGCATAGGACGACGTCGTGCTTCTAGACCTCCTCCAAACGGCAACCAGGGCCAATCGTGCTCCCCTAGCGACTCAACTCCAGTCGACGAGGCCATCTGCCCGATTTTCAATTCTCCTGGCCGGATCATTGCTATTGGCCTCTACTGTTTTGCTTCATGGCCAGACGCCTCAGCCGGTTCAGAGTCCTCCGCCCGTTCCAGGCCAGCCCTCGCTCACCGTCGATCGCGACCCGGTTCCTTCGCCCGACCCTGACCCCGCACCCGGCTCGGTCAACCAGACCGCCCCGGAGTCTCCGCAGGGTGCAATCACCAAGGGCTCTGGCGGAAAGTACGTTCTGCGTCAGGACACGTACGAGGTCCGCCTCAACGCGACCGTCCTCGACGGATCGGGCCGCTCCATCCTCGATCTCAACAAGGACGCCTTCCACGTCTACGAAGACGGTGTCCCGCAGACCATCGCCTCCTTTCGCCATGAAGACCTTCCCGTTTCGCTGGGCATCCTGATCGATAGCTCCGGCTCCATGTACGACAAACGTGCCGCCGTAAATCAGGCAGCTCTCGATCTGGTGAAGCTCTCAAATCCTGACGACGAGGCCTTTCTCGTGGACTTCTCCTGGGAGGCCTTCATCGACCAGGACTTCACCTCAGATAGCGAGAAGCTGAAGCAGGGCCTCGGCCTCATCAAGTCCAGCGGCGGCACTGCTGTCTATGACGCTCTCGTCGCCTCGGCTGACTATCTTGCCAAGAACGCCAAGCACCCGAAGCAGGTGCTGCTCGTCGTGACCGATGGCGAAGACAACGCCTCCAGCGCCACGCTTGAGGACGCCATCCGCCGGATTCAGGATCTCGACGGCCCGGTCATCTACTGCGTCGGCTTGCTCTTCGGCCCCGACACCGACAAGAATGAGGTCCGCACCGCCCGCCGCGTGCTGGAGGCTCTCTCCGAGCAGACCGGCGGCGTCGCCTACTTCCCGAAGAACATCAAGGAAGTGGACGCGATCGCCGCCGAAGTGGCCCACGACATCCGCACCCAGTACACCCTCGCCTACCGTTCCACCAAGTCGCCTACTCTTGGCGGCTATCGGCAGATACATGTGGATGCGAAGGAAAAGGGATACGGCAAGCTGCAGGTCCGGACGCGCAGCGGCTACTATCCCCGCACGGACAAGGCTGACGTAACCTCTGGTGCCAGCAAATAACTTAGGCACCCTCCAGCGTCATTCAAGCATTCTGCACCAAGTGTCTCCCAACCAACACTTAGCCATCTCGCGGCATCTCTTTAAATGAGCAATGCAGGCCGCGCGGCCAGGTGCTCAATCCCTCTGAAGCGAGTCCTTATTGACTTCAACGCCTGAGCGTGTCGACGAGCAGCCGAAAGAGAGTCCTTGGCGCGAGCGCGTCCGTGCCTTGAAGAACATGCCACCTGTCCTCAAGATTCTCTGGGACTCGGGCCCCGGTGTCGTTTCGGGCGGCCTCATTCTTCGCGTCATCGTCGCCGTCCTTCCCTTCGCCCTCGCTAAGGTAGCCCAGTACATCATCCAGGACATCGCCGATAAAGTAGCCCGCCATCAAGACCTTCCCGCCAATTTCTGGTATCTGGTAGGAACCGAAGTCGGATTGAATGTGCTTTTAGGGCTGATGACCCGCGCCGTCGACTACTCGGACGCTCTGCTCGCCAACCGTTACACCCAGCACGTCAGTGTCCGCGTGATGGAGCAAGCGGCACGCCTTGACCTGACGACCTACGAGAACCCCGTCTTCTACGACCGCCTGGAGCGCGCCCGTGTGCAGGCGACCGACCGCCTCGCCATGATTCAGCAGCTTGGCCGGTTGTTCCAGCAGGTCATCACGACCCTGGCGTTCTCTGCGGCACTTGCCGTCGCATCCCCGTGGCTCGTTCTTCTGCTCGCGCTCGGCGTGCTGCCGTCGTTCCTTGGCGAGACCCACTACGCCTTCCTTGGCTACGCTAAGAACTTTCGCCAGACCCCGGCCAAGCGCCAGATGGATTATCTCCGCCAGGTCGCCGGATCCCGTGAAGGCGCGAAGGAGGTCAAGCTCTTCGGCCTCAACAAGTTCTTCACTGACCGCTTCCAGGCCCTTGCCCACGCCATCTACGTTGAGGACACCGCCCTCGCAAGTTCCAAGCTCATCGTCGGCGGACTTCTCGGCATCATCGGCACTTTGGGCTACTACGGCGCTTACGTCTACGTCATCTATCGCACACTCGGTGGCCGCTACGATATCGGCGAGTTCACCTTCCTCACCACCTCGATCCAGCAGGCCAGCTCGAACCTGCAGCAGGTCTTCTCAACCGCCAGCGGCATCGCCGACCAGGCACTCTTCCTCACCGACCTGCTTGCCTTCTTCGAGATGGAGCCCACAGTCAAGTCAAAGCCGAACGGCCTTCCCGCACCGACGGTCATCCAGCAGGGCTTCGAGTTCCGCAACGTCTCGTTCTCCTACGCCGGCAGCGACCGCAAGATCCTGAGCAACTTCAACCTGACCCTGCGGCCCGGTGAACGCATCGCCCTGATCGGTGAGAACGGCCAGGGCAAGACAACCGTCGTGAAGCTCATCACGCGCCTCTACGATCCCACCGAGGGACAGATTCTCCTCGACGGCATCGATCTCCGTGAGTACGACCTCGCTGACCTCCACCGCCAGATCGGCGTCATCTTTCAGGACTTCATGCGCTTCGAGATGACCGCGAAGGAAAACATCGCCGTCGGTCGCGTCGAGCGCGACTACGAAGACGGTGAGATCGAACTGGCCGCCCACAAGAGCCTCGCCGACACCGTCGTCGCCAAACTCGAAGGCGGATACGACCAGGTCCTCGGCCGCCGCTTCGAGGGCGGCGTCGAACTCTCCGGCGGCGAGTGGCAGAAGATCGCCCTGGCCCGCGCCTATCTCCGCGATGCACAGCTTCTCATCCTCGACGAGCCCACTGCAGCCCTCGATGCCAAAAGTGAGTTGGAGGTCTTCGAACGCTTTGCCGAACTTACGCAGGGCAAGATGGCCCTGCTCATCTCGCATCGCTTCTCCACCGTCCGCATGGCCGACCGAATCGTCGTCCTCTCCGGAGGTAAGCTGGTGGAACAGGGAAATCACAAGAGTTTGATGGAAGAGGGCGGCCTCTACGCCTCCATGTTCGAGATGCAGGCGGCCAGCTACCGCTGACCTCTCACCTTGTCAGCCTGAGCGAAGTCACTCGCAGCGCTTCATCGCGAGTGACGAAGTCGAAGAACCTGCTTCTGCACTTCGCATTGCCCGTTTCACCTCGTCCGTCTCAACCAGGAAGGATTCAGTCATGGCCATCACAGACGACACCGTGATTCAAAGAGAAGAACAAGCCCCGCACTCGACCGTCCCCGACATCGAGATCCCCACTGCGGGCCTGCCCGAAGCCCCATCTGTATCCGATGAGATCCTGCGCGCCAATGCCGCAGCCCTGATAAGCCGCTGGCAGCCGCTTCCGAAGGCGGTCTCGTCCGAAGGGTTGAAGCTCCGCCTCAAAGCGCTCTCCGAACGCCTGAAAACCCGCCTCGCCGCCGCGAAGGCCATCGCCAACACCAAGGAGCTCACGCCGCAGCTTGAACTGCTCGAGAGCGGCCGCATGTTCGAGGCGGCCATCATCTCCGCCAATGCTGCCAGCGACAAGTTCGCCTCCATTCAGCGCATCCAGCTCCCCGACGGCTCGGAGCTTCCGCGCATCGTGAACCTCGCGGAGAACTACCTCGCCACCGCCGAGGGCATCTGGTCCCCTGCCTCGCTCTCCGTCTACACCGCCGAAGCCCAGCAACACGACCCTCTATCGCTCGACGAGGTCCGCCTTCTCCCCGAGGCGCTCAAGCTCGCACAACTCGAGTACATCCTCGACCGGGCAGACGAGACCTTCGCCGCGCCTACGATGCCGTCCATCGAGGAGTCGCCCTTCTCTGCTCCCATCCACAGCCTGCGCCGCCTTAACCAGTACGAGTGGCGCAAGCTGCTTGAATCGATCCTCAAATTCGACGCTGTCCTGCGGCAAGATCCGACCGGCATCTTCGCCCGGATGGAAGACGAGACTCGCGCCTCGTATCATGAGCGCGTCGCATCGCTTGCCTCCCGCGCCGACAAGAGCGAGCTCGAGACCGCGCAGACCGCGCTCGATATGGCCACGCGCGCCGCGCAGCGAAAGAGTTCCGATCCCAAGACACAATTCCGCGTCTCCCATATCGGCTACTATCTCTTCGCTGAAGGCCTGCCCGAACTCCGCAACAAGATTGGCTACCACCCGCCCTTCATGCAAGCCCTGCGCGATGGCCTCCGCCGCTATAACGAAGATTTCTACATCCTCGGCATCTTCACCCTCTCGGTCCTGCTCATCGCGGCCCTCATCCTTCCTCTCGTACCCCACCACGACTTCGCCGCCGTCATCTTCGCTCTCCTCTTGGCACTCCTTCCCGCGACGCAGGGCGGAGTCGACCTCATCAACTCCACCGTCTCCGCGCTGCTTCACGCCGAAGCGCTGCCCAAGGTCGACTTCTCCAAGGGCATCCCCAATGAATCTCGTACCCTTGTGATCGTCCCGTCGCTTCTGTTGAACGAGGCCCAGGTGCGCGATCTCTTCGAAGAGCTTGAAGCGCGTTATCTCTCGAACCAGGACCCTAACCTCCACTTCGGTCTTCTCACCGACCTCGCCGACTCCGCGGCTCGTCCCTTCGACGAAGATAAGAACATCCTGGTCAACCTCGCTGTCCGGCTCATCGACGAGCTCAACGAGAAGTACGCTCGCGAAGTCGGCGGCAAGTTCGTCATGCTCCACCGGCATCGCGTCTTCAACGCGCGCCAGGGCGTATGGATGGGATGGGAGCGCAAGCGCGGCAAACTCCTCGACCTGAACAAGTACCTTCTCAATATCGAAGACGCCTTCCCCATCAAGGCGGGTCCGGTCGAACTCCTCAAGGGCATCCGCTATGTCATCACGCTCGACTCCGACACCCAACTCCCACGCGGCACAGCAGCACGCATGTCCGGCACGCTGGCCCATCCGCTGAACCAAGCCATCATCGATCCCCGCAGCCGCATCGTCACCGCCGGATATGGCATCCTTCAGCCGCGCGTGGGTGTCTCCGTCAGCTCGGCCTCTCGCTCGCGTCTCGCCGCGCTTTACTCCGGCGAGACTGGCTTCGACATCTACACCCGGGCCGTCTCCGACGTGTATCAGGACCTCTTCGGCGAAGGCATCTTCGCAGGCAAAGGCATCTACGACGTTTCTGTGCTGCACCAGGTCCTGGATCGCCGCTTTCCGCGCAACGCTCTCCTGTCCCACGATCTGATTGAAGGCGCGTATGTCCGTGCCGGCCTCGTCACCGACATCGAGATCATCGACGACTACCCCTCGCACTACTCTGCCCACACCCGCCGCAAACACCGCTGGCTGCGCGGCGACTGGCAGATCGCGCAGTGGCTCTTCGGCCGCGTTCCAAACGAAGACAACCGCATGGTTGCGAACCCGATCAGCACTATCTCGCGCTGGAAGATCTTCGACAATCTGCGCCGCTCGCTCGTCGAACCCGTCACTTTTTTGCTGTTGATCTGCGGCTGGTTCTTCCTGACCGGCGGCCCTCGTTATTGGACCGCCGCGACGCTCATCCTGCTTCTGCTGCCTAACTTCGTTCAGCTTGGCTTCGGCCTGGGTCGTGCTGCCCTCAAGATGAGCATTCCTACAGCACGCGACGGAATTGCTGCCTTTTGGGCATCGTGCGGAATTACGCTGCTGAACCTCATCTTTCTTCCGCACCACATGCTGCTCTCGCTGGATGCGATCATCCGCTCGCTCAACCGCAAGTTCGTCTCCGGCAAACACATGCTGGAGTGGGAGACGGCTGCTCAATCCGAGTCCGGCAGCAAGAAGACCCACCTGGATTTCTACCTGCGTCTCTCGCCCGTACTCGCGCTGGCCTTCGCCGCCATCATCTTCCTCCGGCATCGCAGCGCACTGCTGCCCGCCGCACCGATCCTGCTCTTGTGGGCCATCGCGCCGCTGGTATCGAGCTGGCTGAACTCTTCTCCCA
It contains:
- a CDS encoding VWA domain-containing protein is translated as MEYLTSGPQSQRAAASPAVRRFLSVILLAMLATGVAAAQENPLDSPNTTIGAPPKPAPTADLPAPNPAAPGSPARRNAPIRVDANLVLVPMTVTDPMNRLVTGLEKENFNVFDNNQGQVIKTFSTEDAPVTIGIVFDLSGSMTSKFARARKALSEFMRTCNPQDEFFVVGFNDRPAVIVDYTSDVDDVEARMVMLKPENRTALIDAVYLGVSKLRDAKYDRKALLIISDGGDNRSRYSEGELRRIVRESDVQIYSIGIFDMYASTVEEQNGPILLTDICELTGGRLFRITDMGEMGDIATRISAELRNEYVIGYKPSEVRKDGNWRKLKVRLLPPPGLPILDVHYRQGYYAPSQ
- a CDS encoding VWA domain-containing protein — encoded protein: MASTVLLHGQTPQPVQSPPPVPGQPSLTVDRDPVPSPDPDPAPGSVNQTAPESPQGAITKGSGGKYVLRQDTYEVRLNATVLDGSGRSILDLNKDAFHVYEDGVPQTIASFRHEDLPVSLGILIDSSGSMYDKRAAVNQAALDLVKLSNPDDEAFLVDFSWEAFIDQDFTSDSEKLKQGLGLIKSSGGTAVYDALVASADYLAKNAKHPKQVLLVVTDGEDNASSATLEDAIRRIQDLDGPVIYCVGLLFGPDTDKNEVRTARRVLEALSEQTGGVAYFPKNIKEVDAIAAEVAHDIRTQYTLAYRSTKSPTLGGYRQIHVDAKEKGYGKLQVRTRSGYYPRTDKADVTSGASK
- a CDS encoding ABC transporter ATP-binding protein; the protein is MPPVLKILWDSGPGVVSGGLILRVIVAVLPFALAKVAQYIIQDIADKVARHQDLPANFWYLVGTEVGLNVLLGLMTRAVDYSDALLANRYTQHVSVRVMEQAARLDLTTYENPVFYDRLERARVQATDRLAMIQQLGRLFQQVITTLAFSAALAVASPWLVLLLALGVLPSFLGETHYAFLGYAKNFRQTPAKRQMDYLRQVAGSREGAKEVKLFGLNKFFTDRFQALAHAIYVEDTALASSKLIVGGLLGIIGTLGYYGAYVYVIYRTLGGRYDIGEFTFLTTSIQQASSNLQQVFSTASGIADQALFLTDLLAFFEMEPTVKSKPNGLPAPTVIQQGFEFRNVSFSYAGSDRKILSNFNLTLRPGERIALIGENGQGKTTVVKLITRLYDPTEGQILLDGIDLREYDLADLHRQIGVIFQDFMRFEMTAKENIAVGRVERDYEDGEIELAAHKSLADTVVAKLEGGYDQVLGRRFEGGVELSGGEWQKIALARAYLRDAQLLILDEPTAALDAKSELEVFERFAELTQGKMALLISHRFSTVRMADRIVVLSGGKLVEQGNHKSLMEEGGLYASMFEMQAASYR
- a CDS encoding glucoamylase family protein, coding for MAITDDTVIQREEQAPHSTVPDIEIPTAGLPEAPSVSDEILRANAAALISRWQPLPKAVSSEGLKLRLKALSERLKTRLAAAKAIANTKELTPQLELLESGRMFEAAIISANAASDKFASIQRIQLPDGSELPRIVNLAENYLATAEGIWSPASLSVYTAEAQQHDPLSLDEVRLLPEALKLAQLEYILDRADETFAAPTMPSIEESPFSAPIHSLRRLNQYEWRKLLESILKFDAVLRQDPTGIFARMEDETRASYHERVASLASRADKSELETAQTALDMATRAAQRKSSDPKTQFRVSHIGYYLFAEGLPELRNKIGYHPPFMQALRDGLRRYNEDFYILGIFTLSVLLIAALILPLVPHHDFAAVIFALLLALLPATQGGVDLINSTVSALLHAEALPKVDFSKGIPNESRTLVIVPSLLLNEAQVRDLFEELEARYLSNQDPNLHFGLLTDLADSAARPFDEDKNILVNLAVRLIDELNEKYAREVGGKFVMLHRHRVFNARQGVWMGWERKRGKLLDLNKYLLNIEDAFPIKAGPVELLKGIRYVITLDSDTQLPRGTAARMSGTLAHPLNQAIIDPRSRIVTAGYGILQPRVGVSVSSASRSRLAALYSGETGFDIYTRAVSDVYQDLFGEGIFAGKGIYDVSVLHQVLDRRFPRNALLSHDLIEGAYVRAGLVTDIEIIDDYPSHYSAHTRRKHRWLRGDWQIAQWLFGRVPNEDNRMVANPISTISRWKIFDNLRRSLVEPVTFLLLICGWFFLTGGPRYWTAATLILLLLPNFVQLGFGLGRAALKMSIPTARDGIAAFWASCGITLLNLIFLPHHMLLSLDAIIRSLNRKFVSGKHMLEWETAAQSESGSKKTHLDFYLRLSPVLALAFAAIIFLRHRSALLPAAPILLLWAIAPLVSSWLNSSPTRTEKPLTAADTTFLRQQALLLWRYYAEFGDEKNHWLIPDNVEEKDTLQVLKLSPTNLGMLFNARQAAYEFGFITLPEYASASLGTLATYDRLEKNHGHIYNWYDIETLSAIPPFTVSAVDSGNLAAGLYTLHAGAVDLLKRPVLSPASFAGIHLMQDWVAGSNSHKSHKGEEANALRALTQDLFAMPDSIGSHSSETAWIAAECSRRIVALRNFIESYAPWRLPEFEPLFESASLGTEIDSKSPALENAAAYAQTIQAKLEEACCNFALGSPLGELANKLKALIPTADRNLRALHADILAVANQAQAHAEAMEYGFLLVEERQLLSIGYDGPTEKLHSACYDLLASEARIASFLAVAKGDIPQQSWFRLDRSHVLVKGRACLLSWTGTMFEYMMPALWMKNFPNTLIYRSLESAVQIQRDHVKKFPGHMPWGISESGFAETDSIGRYGYQAWGIPSLALKYGAEDGPVIAPYATFLALPILRGEAIANLRRMAMQGWVGAYGFYEAADYTADREPRLVRSWMAHHQGMSLLALTNLLCDNIFQRWFHANPRVKASELLLHEKALSKDTLKSLKERQIPAA